gATAGAAagttagatagacagatagatatggatGGATGATAGAGATGGATGGCTAGCTAGAGCTgggtcgatagatagatagatagatagatagatagatagatagatagatagatagatagatatggatggCTAGCTAGAaatggatagatgatagatagataatatataccgtagatagatagatatggatagatagatagatagatagatagataatatataccgtagatagataatagaaagaaTAATAggacatagatagataatagatagatagatagatagatagatagatagatagatagatagatatggatggCTAGCTAGAaatggatagatgatagataatagataccgtagatagatagatagatagatagatagatagataatggatggatGATAGAGATGGATGGCTAGCTAGAGGTGGGTCGATAGATAGAAGAAAGAAAGATAgacagattagatagatagataatagatagtagaTATGGATGGATACATGGTGATGGATGGCTAGCTAGAGGTGGAtcaatagatagaagatagaagatagatagatagatagatagatagatagatagatagatagatatgaatggCTAGCTAGAAATGGCTAGATGATATATAATAGAAAGAATAAtaggacatagatagatagatagatagatagatagatagatagatagatagatagatagagatggaTGGCTAGCTAGAGGTGGATCGATagatttatagatagatagatatataataactCTATGGAGACAGATGGATGGCTAGCTAGAGGTGGATCAATAGATAgaaactagatagatagatagatagatagatagatagatagatagatagatagatagatagaaagaaagataggacattgatagaaagatagatagacatatagaTATGGATGGGTGATAGAGATGGATAAATAGAGATGGATGGCTAACTAGAGGTGGAtcgatagataataaatagatagatattagatagatagatagatagatagatagatagatagatagatagatttgaatGGCTAGCTAGAaatggatagatgatagataatagaaagaATAATAGgacattgatagatagatagatagatagatagatagataatagatataaagGTAGAAAGAAAGATAGGAcattgatagatagaaagatagatgtgGATGGATAAATAGAGATGGATGGCTAGCTAGAGGTggatcaatagatagatagataatagacagatagatagatagcagagagatagataatagatagatagatagatagatagatagatagataactgtATGGAGACAGACGGATCGCCATATACAGAGGTAGGTCTATGGATGGCTGTAGGTAGGTGGATGGCACAGTAAGTCCAGCAGTGAAGCCCCCCACAGGTGACACCAGCGGTGGTCCTCCCCCTGTCACAGCTCGCCCGTGCTGCCCGGAAAGTTTCCCCGCGCGCCCCCCTTTGTAGGGTGAGTGGATGCAGGGGGAGGAGCCCGACACTGTGCCCGTGCGCTGATTGGCTGGGGCCGCGCACATGCAGAGCAGCAGCTTTGTGTGAGTTGAGTGAAGTTGGGCAGATGGTAGTCTGGAGTCCGCGATCCCGGGTGTGTAGTCTGCTGCAGAGCCGTGAGGGGGAGAAGACTGCAGCTCCCATGCTGGACGTGCACGCCATCCTGATGTGATGCGGAGCACACCCCCGCACCGCCGGCTGTATGTCCAAACTTTGTGCACACCGCAGCGTCTGTTAGCCTGTACCGCAGCCGTCTCTCCGGGCTACACAACTCGCCACCTCCTAATCGCCTGCCGGGGATGGACCGGAGGAGACAGTGGATCGGTAGGAACATGAGCGGGGTGTTCTTCTGTGCGGTGTCTGTGGTCCTCCTCATGGAGCCCTGTGCCATCCTGGGCAAGAACCTCAAGTACAGCATCTACGAGGAGCAGATGGTGGGCTCGGTGGTCGCCAGGCTGGCGGAGGATGTGGCCGATATCTTGTCCAAGTTGCCGAACCCTTCGTCGGTGCGTTTTAAGGCGATGCAGCAGGGGAAGACTCCTCTTCTCCTAGTCAAGGAGGATAATGGGGAGATTAGTATCGGGGCCAAGATCGACCGGGAGCAGCTATGTCAGAAGAACTTAAATTGCTCCATAGAGTTTGATGTGATCACCTTGCCCACACAGCATCTGCAGCTCTTCCATGTGGAGGTGGAGGTGCTGGATATCAATGACAATGCGCCCCACTTCTCCAGAGCCCTCATCCCCATCGAGATCTCTGAGAGTGCTGCTGTGGGCACCAGGATCCCCCTAGACAGCGCCTTTGACCCTGATGTTGGAGAAAATTCCCTTCATACCTATTCCCTGTCAGAGAATGAATATTTTAAGATCGAGGTGAAAACCAGGACTGATGGTGCCAAATATGCAGAACTTATTGTGGTCAGGGAGCTTGACAGGGAACACCAGTCTAGCTATGAGCTCCAGCTTACTGCCTCAGATATGGGGGTCCCCCAGAGATATGGCTCAGCAATCCTCAAAATTACCATCTCTGACTCCAATGACAACAGCCCAGCTTTTGACAAGAAGTCTTATGTTATCAAGCTACCTGAAAATGCCCCAGTGGGGACTTTACTTATAGACCTCAATGCCACAGACCCCGATGAAGGAGCCAATGGAAAGGTGGTGTACTCTTTTAACAGCAATGTTTCCCCCAAAATCGCTGAAACTTTCagaatggatcctgagaagggcCAGCTGACTTTAATAAAGCAAGTGGACTATGAGACAACCAAGTCCTATGAGATTGATGTTCAGGCCCAGGATATGGGACCCAATTCTATCCCGGGTCACTGCAAGATTATTATAAACGTGATTGATGTGAATGATAACAAACCGGAAATCAATATCAATCTGATGTCGTCTGGTAAGGAGATTGCTTACATTTCGGAAAGTGCTCCTCTGGATACCTTTGTGGCCTTGGTAAGGGTGGTAGATAAAGATTCTGGACTAAATGGAGAAATTGTTTGTAGGCTTCATGGACATGGACAATTCAAGCTGCAGAAAACATACGAAAACAATTACTTAATACTGACCAACGCCACACTTGATAGAGAAAAGAGGTCTGAGTATAGCTTGACTGTCGTAGCCGAGGACAGGGGGCTGCCAAGTCTCTCCACAGTCAAGCACTTTGCAGTGCAGATAAGTGATGAGAATGACAACCCACCAAGGTTCCAGACCAGCAGATACGAGATTGTTATGGTGGAAAACAATTTACCTGGCGCACATGTTACCTCTGTCAGGGCAACTGATCCAGATCAAGCTGAAAATGGTCAAGTGACATATATTATTCCTGAAAGCTTTATTCAAGGTAGCTCTATTACAACCTATGTAACTATTGACCCCTCCAATGGTGCAATATATGCGTTAAGGGCGTTTGACCATGAAGAAATCAATCAGATTGTCTTCACCGTCCAGGCCAGAGACAGTGGAGTTCCACAGTTGGTCACCAATGCTACAATGGTTCTCACAGTTGTAGATGAAAATGATAACTCCCCAGTCATTGTGGCCCCTGCTCTTCACAATAACACTGCAAAGATTTCCGTCCCCAGGGATGCTGATAGTGGCTTCTTAATTACCAAAATAAAAGCAATGGACAGAGACTCTGGTTTGAACTCTGAACTCACTTGTTCCATCATTGCAGGGAATGAATTTGATGTTTTTCTTATTGATGCCAAATCTTGCGAAATTTTCACTAATATGAGTATGGAGACTTTCCCAATCCAAGAATGGGACCTATTAGTTTTGGTTCATGACAAAGGGACTCCTCCACGATCTACTAAAGCACTACTAAAATGTCATATTCTTgaaactcctgatgctgctggcaGTACAGAGGCCACATATGTTAACCAGACCTCTATGGATGTCTCAATGATGATTATTATTTCCTTGGGAGCTATTTGTGCAGTTCTTTTAGTCATCATGGTTATTTTTGCAACAAGGTGTAACAGAGAAAAGAAGGACAACAGATCATACAACTGCAGGGTGGCAGAGTCAACTTATCAGCATCATCCAAAGAGGCCTTCAAGACAAATTCACAAAGGGGACATTACATTAGTGCCTACTATGAATGGGACCCTTCCTATCAGATCCCATCACAGGTCATCTCCATCACCTTCTCCTACCTTGGAGCGTGGCCAGATGAGCAGCAGGCAAAGTCATCATAGTCGCCAGTCTCTCAACAGTCTAATGACAATCTCATCTAATCATGTACCAGATACCTTCTCTCTGGAATTGACCCATGCTACTCCAGCTGTTGAGGTAAATAGGACCTCTTATATACTCATATAACAATTCCTCTCCTCTCTTTTTATTCACGCTCTCTTTCCTTCTCTGTCTCAGCCCTTAGCTAGTTTCATTTGCAACTTTTGGTACAGATTTTGAGAGTTCCCAACCCTTTTCTCCTGGTAGTCTAAACCATATATAGAACCATTCCATCATCTTACTTTTGTGTAAAACAGGAGATTTACTACATAAGCTGTCTATTGTCTCACCACCTAATAGACTGtaataatgttttgttttttttcttcatgtctgtTGGCAGGTATCCCAACTGCTCTCCATGCTTCACCAGGGACAGTACCAGCCAAGACCAAGCTTTCGAGGAAACAAGTATTCTAGAAGCTACAGGTGAGATACTAAATAGCTCTGCAGGTTTACACCTACAT
This portion of the Bufo gargarizans isolate SCDJY-AF-19 chromosome 1, ASM1485885v1, whole genome shotgun sequence genome encodes:
- the PCDH18 gene encoding protocadherin-18, producing MDRRRQWIGRNMSGVFFCAVSVVLLMEPCAILGKNLKYSIYEEQMVGSVVARLAEDVADILSKLPNPSSVRFKAMQQGKTPLLLVKEDNGEISIGAKIDREQLCQKNLNCSIEFDVITLPTQHLQLFHVEVEVLDINDNAPHFSRALIPIEISESAAVGTRIPLDSAFDPDVGENSLHTYSLSENEYFKIEVKTRTDGAKYAELIVVRELDREHQSSYELQLTASDMGVPQRYGSAILKITISDSNDNSPAFDKKSYVIKLPENAPVGTLLIDLNATDPDEGANGKVVYSFNSNVSPKIAETFRMDPEKGQLTLIKQVDYETTKSYEIDVQAQDMGPNSIPGHCKIIINVIDVNDNKPEININLMSSGKEIAYISESAPLDTFVALVRVVDKDSGLNGEIVCRLHGHGQFKLQKTYENNYLILTNATLDREKRSEYSLTVVAEDRGLPSLSTVKHFAVQISDENDNPPRFQTSRYEIVMVENNLPGAHVTSVRATDPDQAENGQVTYIIPESFIQGSSITTYVTIDPSNGAIYALRAFDHEEINQIVFTVQARDSGVPQLVTNATMVLTVVDENDNSPVIVAPALHNNTAKISVPRDADSGFLITKIKAMDRDSGLNSELTCSIIAGNEFDVFLIDAKSCEIFTNMSMETFPIQEWDLLVLVHDKGTPPRSTKALLKCHILETPDAAGSTEATYVNQTSMDVSMMIIISLGAICAVLLVIMVIFATRCNREKKDNRSYNCRVAESTYQHHPKRPSRQIHKGDITLVPTMNGTLPIRSHHRSSPSPSPTLERGQMSSRQSHHSRQSLNSLMTISSNHVPDTFSLELTHATPAVEVSQLLSMLHQGQYQPRPSFRGNKYSRSYRYALQDMDKFSLKDSGRGDSEAGDSDYDLGRDSPIDRLLGEGFSELFLTDGHRMPPVMRYCTDECRVLGHSDQCWMPPLPSPSADYRNNMFIPGEEVQPLQQTQPQNQQQTQQGPLLEDDVLPTDQNEKKKSFSTFGKESQHEEEACTSSLLTEMSSVFQRLLPPSMDNYTESTEAERSNSLERRKGQVPTKTVSYPQGVAAWAANTHFQNPTNVGGPSIGNHSSAQPSSKWLPAMEEIPENYEEDDFDNVLNHLNDGKHELMDASELVAEINKLLQDVRQN